The Doryrhamphus excisus isolate RoL2022-K1 chromosome 18, RoL_Dexc_1.0, whole genome shotgun sequence genome contains a region encoding:
- the pkp1b gene encoding plakophilin-1 isoform X2 gives MAHLEPLKSALAINVDDTSLALPSTHHQYRSGQQRVMEQVQTVQRTRSRHSSSRTGSTSLSPTSPLTDVFYDSSTSNGNAFFGNGYSKTLSQEKNINRKVTNNTASSTAKKKSSLTHRYDHGYSHVGPVTLGLVPANHDEPDLGRQQQHSLPKRYNPPQRLLSNTNRSTFRAERTTSQQFISNNQQFVCKQAETNKTQSKPLVMESVTNSKGDSGSGNSGMADLTMKEAVEFLSNEDDRYKHCGVAYIQHNTFIDDKAKEEVLKLNGIAPLVALLQSPSLRLNQAASAALRNLSFKNNSNKEEIQRCGGIAAAVALLRETDSVEIQKQLTGLLWNLSSTNSLKTDLLKTTLPVLMDRIILPYTTSSERAAIHGPDHETFFHATSCLRNLSSTKQSNRQTMRKCRGLIDSLVAYLDDCVDAGKPEDKSVENCVCILHNLTFQLQTEAPGLFNRITALAMPVSKGDGEGDAGPIGCFSPQRQGSESKYFDFPVVEDPHPSGAGWLIHSKTLQTYLFLLRSSQQEETQEACSGALQNLTAHEGVVSNVMSQTIVQKLDGLQAVTPLLKSDKVSVQRNAVALVRNLSKNANLHSTLARKVLPELLSILQAGTREGNESDDTLALACQTANFLLTKEPERGKHLLNGSLINSLQELSQNRYFPKTSKAASLFLYHLWCDKDIQNLLKKQGMNKSAFVNDITTAAHKAAYVVN, from the exons ATGGCCCATCTGGAGCCTCTCAAATCGGCCCTCGCCATCAACGTGGACGACACATCACTGGCCCTACCCTCCACCCACCACCAGTACCGATCCGGGCAGCAGCGGGTTATGGAGCAGGTCCAGACCGTGCAGAGGACCCGGTCGAGGCATTCAAGCAGCAGGACTGGCTCCACCTCTTTGTCTCCTACTA GCCCTTTGACTGATGTGTTTTACGATTCCAGCACCTCCAATGGAAACGCCTTCTTTGGGAATGGCTACTCAAAAACC CTctctcaagaaaaaaatatcaaccgCAAAGTCACCAACAACACAGCGAGCAGCACAGCCAAGAAGAAGAGCTCTTTAACCCATCGCTACGACCATGGCTACTCCCACGTCGGACCCGTGACCCTGGGCCTGGTTCCCGCCAACCACGATGAACCCGACCTTGGCCGGCAGCAGCAGCACTCTTTGCCCAAACGCTACAATCCTCCACAGAGACTCCTCTCCAACACCAACCGCAGCACCTTCAGGGCGGAGAGGACGACCAGTCAGCAATTCATCAGCAACAATCAGCAGTTTGTATGCAAGCAAGCCGAGACCAACAAAACCCAGTCAAAGCCTCTTGTCATGGAGAGTGTCACCAACAGCAAAGGGGATTCTGG GTCGGGGAACAGTGGAATGGCCGACCTCACCATGAAGGAAGCTGTGGAGTTTCTCTCCAACGAGGATGACCGATACAAACACTGTGGGGTTGCTTACATCCAACACAACACCTTCATTGACGACAAAGCCAAGGAAGAG GTGTTGAAGCTGAATGGAATAGCTCCTCTGGTGGCGCTCCTGCAAAGCCCCAGCCTGCGCCTCAATCAAGCGGCCTCGGCCGCCTTGCGCAATCTAtcctttaaaaacaacagcaacaaggAGGAGATCCAACGCTGCGGAGGCATCGCGGCCGCCGTGGCTCTGCTCAGAGAAACCGACTCAGTGGAGATCCAGAAACAGCTGACAG GTCTTCTGTGGAATTTGTCGTCCACCAACAGCTTGAAGACGGACCTTCTTAAGACCACTTTGCctgtcctgatggaccgcatcATCCTGCCTTACACCACAAGTTCAGAGCGGGCCGCCATCCACGGCCCTGACCACGAAACCTTCTTCCATGCCACAAGTTGTCTACG AAACCTCAGCAGCACAAAACAAAGCAACCGCCAGACTATGAGGAAGTGTCGCGGTTTGATCGACTCTCTGGTCGCTTACCTTGATGATTGTGTGGACGCTGGCAAACCGGAAGATAAG TCCGTAGAGAACTGCGTGTGCATCCTGCACAACCTAACCTTCCAGCTGCAGACCGAGGCGCCGGGATTGTTCAACCGCATCACAGCACTGGCCATGCCGGTTAGCAAGGGTGATGGTGAGGGCGACGCCGGTCCTATTGGCTGCTTCAGTCCACAGAGGCAAGGGTCAGAAAGCAAG TACTTCGACTTCCCTGTTGTGGAGGACCCCCATCCGAGTGGTGCAGGCTGGCTCATCCACTCCAAGACTCTGCAGACCTACTTGTTCTTGCTCCGCTCTAGTCAGCAAGAAGAAACCCAAGAAGCCTGCTCCGGAGCTCTGCAGAACCTCACCGCACATGAAGGCGTT GTGTCCAATGTCATGAGCCAGACCATTGTGCAGAAACTGGACGGCCTGCAGGCAGTCACCCCTCTTTTGAAGTCAGATAAAGTTAGTGTGCAGAGAAATGCAGTGGCTTTGGTACGCAACCTGTCCAAGAACGCAAACTTGCACAGCACCTTAG CTCGGAAAGTGCTGCCCGAGCTGCTGAGCATCCTCCAGGCGGGCACCAGAGAAGGTAACGAATCGGACGACACGCTGGCCCTGGCGTGCCAGACGGCCAACTTTCTGCTCACGAAGGAACCCGAGAGAGGCAAGCACCTGTTGAACGGCAGTCTTATTAACTCGCTGCAGGAGCTCAGCCAAAACAG ATATTTCCCCAAGACTAGCAAGGCGGCATCGCTGTTTCTGTACCACCTGTGGTGTGATAAAGACATCCAGAACCTCCTAAAGAAG CAAGGAATGAACAAGTCGGCGTTCGTGAACGACATCACAACGGCGGCGCATAAGGCGGCTTACGTCGTCAACTAG
- the pkp1b gene encoding plakophilin-1 isoform X3, whose amino-acid sequence MAHLEPLKSALAINVDDTSLALPSTHHQYRSGQQRVMEQVQTVQRTRSRHSSSRTGSTSLSPTSPLTDVFYDSSTSNGNAFFGNGYSKTLSQEKNINRKVTNNTASSTAKKKSSLTHRYDHGYSHVGPVTLGLVPANHDEPDLGRQQQHSLPKRYNPPQRLLSNTNRSTFRAERTTSQQFISNNQQFVCKQAETNKTQSKPLVMESVTNSKGDSGSGNSGMADLTMKEAVEFLSNEDDRYKHCGVAYIQHNTFIDDKAKEEVLKLNGIAPLVALLQSPSLRLNQAASAALRNLSFKNNSNKEEIQRCGGIAAAVALLRETDSVEIQKQLTGLLWNLSSTNSLKTDLLKTTLPVLMDRIILPYTTSSERAAIHGPDHETFFHATSCLRNLSSTKQSNRQTMRKCRGLIDSLVAYLDDCVDAGKPEDKYFDFPVVEDPHPSGAGWLIHSKTLQTYLFLLRSSQQEETQEACSGALQNLTAHEGVVSNVMSQTIVQKLDGLQAVTPLLKSDKVSVQRNAVALVRNLSKNANLHSTLARKVLPELLSILQAGTREGNESDDTLALACQTANFLLTKEPERGKHLLNGSLINSLQELSQNRYFPKTSKAASLFLYHLWCDKDIQNLLKKQGMNKSAFVNDITTAAHKAAYVVN is encoded by the exons ATGGCCCATCTGGAGCCTCTCAAATCGGCCCTCGCCATCAACGTGGACGACACATCACTGGCCCTACCCTCCACCCACCACCAGTACCGATCCGGGCAGCAGCGGGTTATGGAGCAGGTCCAGACCGTGCAGAGGACCCGGTCGAGGCATTCAAGCAGCAGGACTGGCTCCACCTCTTTGTCTCCTACTA GCCCTTTGACTGATGTGTTTTACGATTCCAGCACCTCCAATGGAAACGCCTTCTTTGGGAATGGCTACTCAAAAACC CTctctcaagaaaaaaatatcaaccgCAAAGTCACCAACAACACAGCGAGCAGCACAGCCAAGAAGAAGAGCTCTTTAACCCATCGCTACGACCATGGCTACTCCCACGTCGGACCCGTGACCCTGGGCCTGGTTCCCGCCAACCACGATGAACCCGACCTTGGCCGGCAGCAGCAGCACTCTTTGCCCAAACGCTACAATCCTCCACAGAGACTCCTCTCCAACACCAACCGCAGCACCTTCAGGGCGGAGAGGACGACCAGTCAGCAATTCATCAGCAACAATCAGCAGTTTGTATGCAAGCAAGCCGAGACCAACAAAACCCAGTCAAAGCCTCTTGTCATGGAGAGTGTCACCAACAGCAAAGGGGATTCTGG GTCGGGGAACAGTGGAATGGCCGACCTCACCATGAAGGAAGCTGTGGAGTTTCTCTCCAACGAGGATGACCGATACAAACACTGTGGGGTTGCTTACATCCAACACAACACCTTCATTGACGACAAAGCCAAGGAAGAG GTGTTGAAGCTGAATGGAATAGCTCCTCTGGTGGCGCTCCTGCAAAGCCCCAGCCTGCGCCTCAATCAAGCGGCCTCGGCCGCCTTGCGCAATCTAtcctttaaaaacaacagcaacaaggAGGAGATCCAACGCTGCGGAGGCATCGCGGCCGCCGTGGCTCTGCTCAGAGAAACCGACTCAGTGGAGATCCAGAAACAGCTGACAG GTCTTCTGTGGAATTTGTCGTCCACCAACAGCTTGAAGACGGACCTTCTTAAGACCACTTTGCctgtcctgatggaccgcatcATCCTGCCTTACACCACAAGTTCAGAGCGGGCCGCCATCCACGGCCCTGACCACGAAACCTTCTTCCATGCCACAAGTTGTCTACG AAACCTCAGCAGCACAAAACAAAGCAACCGCCAGACTATGAGGAAGTGTCGCGGTTTGATCGACTCTCTGGTCGCTTACCTTGATGATTGTGTGGACGCTGGCAAACCGGAAGATAAG TACTTCGACTTCCCTGTTGTGGAGGACCCCCATCCGAGTGGTGCAGGCTGGCTCATCCACTCCAAGACTCTGCAGACCTACTTGTTCTTGCTCCGCTCTAGTCAGCAAGAAGAAACCCAAGAAGCCTGCTCCGGAGCTCTGCAGAACCTCACCGCACATGAAGGCGTT GTGTCCAATGTCATGAGCCAGACCATTGTGCAGAAACTGGACGGCCTGCAGGCAGTCACCCCTCTTTTGAAGTCAGATAAAGTTAGTGTGCAGAGAAATGCAGTGGCTTTGGTACGCAACCTGTCCAAGAACGCAAACTTGCACAGCACCTTAG CTCGGAAAGTGCTGCCCGAGCTGCTGAGCATCCTCCAGGCGGGCACCAGAGAAGGTAACGAATCGGACGACACGCTGGCCCTGGCGTGCCAGACGGCCAACTTTCTGCTCACGAAGGAACCCGAGAGAGGCAAGCACCTGTTGAACGGCAGTCTTATTAACTCGCTGCAGGAGCTCAGCCAAAACAG ATATTTCCCCAAGACTAGCAAGGCGGCATCGCTGTTTCTGTACCACCTGTGGTGTGATAAAGACATCCAGAACCTCCTAAAGAAG CAAGGAATGAACAAGTCGGCGTTCGTGAACGACATCACAACGGCGGCGCATAAGGCGGCTTACGTCGTCAACTAG
- the pkp1b gene encoding plakophilin-1 isoform X1: MAHLEPLKSALAINVDDTSLALPSTHHQYRSGQQRVMEQVQTVQRTRSRHSSSRTGSTSLSPTSPLTDVFYDSSTSNGNAFFGNGYSKTLSQEKNINRKVTNNTASSTAKKKSSLTHRYDHGYSHVGPVTLGLVPANHDEPDLGRQQQHSLPKRYNPPQRLLSNTNRSTFRAERTTSQQFISNNQQFVCKQAETNKTQSKPLVMESVTNSKGDSGSGNSGMADLTMKEAVEFLSNEDDRYKHCGVAYIQHNTFIDDKAKEEVLKLNGIAPLVALLQSPSLRLNQAASAALRNLSFKNNSNKEEIQRCGGIAAAVALLRETDSVEIQKQLTGLLWNLSSTNSLKTDLLKTTLPVLMDRIILPYTTSSERAAIHGPDHETFFHATSCLRNLSSTKQSNRQTMRKCRGLIDSLVAYLDDCVDAGKPEDKSVENCVCILHNLTFQLQTEAPGLFNRITALAMPVSKGDGEGDAGPIGCFSPQRQGSESKQYFDFPVVEDPHPSGAGWLIHSKTLQTYLFLLRSSQQEETQEACSGALQNLTAHEGVVSNVMSQTIVQKLDGLQAVTPLLKSDKVSVQRNAVALVRNLSKNANLHSTLARKVLPELLSILQAGTREGNESDDTLALACQTANFLLTKEPERGKHLLNGSLINSLQELSQNRYFPKTSKAASLFLYHLWCDKDIQNLLKKQGMNKSAFVNDITTAAHKAAYVVN, from the exons ATGGCCCATCTGGAGCCTCTCAAATCGGCCCTCGCCATCAACGTGGACGACACATCACTGGCCCTACCCTCCACCCACCACCAGTACCGATCCGGGCAGCAGCGGGTTATGGAGCAGGTCCAGACCGTGCAGAGGACCCGGTCGAGGCATTCAAGCAGCAGGACTGGCTCCACCTCTTTGTCTCCTACTA GCCCTTTGACTGATGTGTTTTACGATTCCAGCACCTCCAATGGAAACGCCTTCTTTGGGAATGGCTACTCAAAAACC CTctctcaagaaaaaaatatcaaccgCAAAGTCACCAACAACACAGCGAGCAGCACAGCCAAGAAGAAGAGCTCTTTAACCCATCGCTACGACCATGGCTACTCCCACGTCGGACCCGTGACCCTGGGCCTGGTTCCCGCCAACCACGATGAACCCGACCTTGGCCGGCAGCAGCAGCACTCTTTGCCCAAACGCTACAATCCTCCACAGAGACTCCTCTCCAACACCAACCGCAGCACCTTCAGGGCGGAGAGGACGACCAGTCAGCAATTCATCAGCAACAATCAGCAGTTTGTATGCAAGCAAGCCGAGACCAACAAAACCCAGTCAAAGCCTCTTGTCATGGAGAGTGTCACCAACAGCAAAGGGGATTCTGG GTCGGGGAACAGTGGAATGGCCGACCTCACCATGAAGGAAGCTGTGGAGTTTCTCTCCAACGAGGATGACCGATACAAACACTGTGGGGTTGCTTACATCCAACACAACACCTTCATTGACGACAAAGCCAAGGAAGAG GTGTTGAAGCTGAATGGAATAGCTCCTCTGGTGGCGCTCCTGCAAAGCCCCAGCCTGCGCCTCAATCAAGCGGCCTCGGCCGCCTTGCGCAATCTAtcctttaaaaacaacagcaacaaggAGGAGATCCAACGCTGCGGAGGCATCGCGGCCGCCGTGGCTCTGCTCAGAGAAACCGACTCAGTGGAGATCCAGAAACAGCTGACAG GTCTTCTGTGGAATTTGTCGTCCACCAACAGCTTGAAGACGGACCTTCTTAAGACCACTTTGCctgtcctgatggaccgcatcATCCTGCCTTACACCACAAGTTCAGAGCGGGCCGCCATCCACGGCCCTGACCACGAAACCTTCTTCCATGCCACAAGTTGTCTACG AAACCTCAGCAGCACAAAACAAAGCAACCGCCAGACTATGAGGAAGTGTCGCGGTTTGATCGACTCTCTGGTCGCTTACCTTGATGATTGTGTGGACGCTGGCAAACCGGAAGATAAG TCCGTAGAGAACTGCGTGTGCATCCTGCACAACCTAACCTTCCAGCTGCAGACCGAGGCGCCGGGATTGTTCAACCGCATCACAGCACTGGCCATGCCGGTTAGCAAGGGTGATGGTGAGGGCGACGCCGGTCCTATTGGCTGCTTCAGTCCACAGAGGCAAGGGTCAGAAAGCAAG CAGTACTTCGACTTCCCTGTTGTGGAGGACCCCCATCCGAGTGGTGCAGGCTGGCTCATCCACTCCAAGACTCTGCAGACCTACTTGTTCTTGCTCCGCTCTAGTCAGCAAGAAGAAACCCAAGAAGCCTGCTCCGGAGCTCTGCAGAACCTCACCGCACATGAAGGCGTT GTGTCCAATGTCATGAGCCAGACCATTGTGCAGAAACTGGACGGCCTGCAGGCAGTCACCCCTCTTTTGAAGTCAGATAAAGTTAGTGTGCAGAGAAATGCAGTGGCTTTGGTACGCAACCTGTCCAAGAACGCAAACTTGCACAGCACCTTAG CTCGGAAAGTGCTGCCCGAGCTGCTGAGCATCCTCCAGGCGGGCACCAGAGAAGGTAACGAATCGGACGACACGCTGGCCCTGGCGTGCCAGACGGCCAACTTTCTGCTCACGAAGGAACCCGAGAGAGGCAAGCACCTGTTGAACGGCAGTCTTATTAACTCGCTGCAGGAGCTCAGCCAAAACAG ATATTTCCCCAAGACTAGCAAGGCGGCATCGCTGTTTCTGTACCACCTGTGGTGTGATAAAGACATCCAGAACCTCCTAAAGAAG CAAGGAATGAACAAGTCGGCGTTCGTGAACGACATCACAACGGCGGCGCATAAGGCGGCTTACGTCGTCAACTAG